The following coding sequences are from one Candidatus Krumholzibacteriia bacterium window:
- a CDS encoding (2Fe-2S) ferredoxin domain-containing protein has product MAHRPFRYHVFPCTGKSCGAEHGEAVAKRFKELLPDRKDLRIRISASRCQGMCTIGPNVVVYPEGFVYHGVELADVDAIVEQHLRGGRPVEGLTREPDTRNPKSDEQQSSC; this is encoded by the coding sequence ATGGCCCACCGACCCTTCCGCTACCATGTCTTCCCCTGCACGGGGAAGAGCTGCGGGGCCGAGCACGGCGAGGCCGTGGCGAAGCGCTTCAAGGAGTTGCTTCCGGATCGAAAGGACCTCCGGATCCGGATCAGCGCCAGCCGATGCCAGGGAATGTGCACGATCGGTCCGAACGTCGTCGTGTATCCCGAGGGGTTCGTGTACCACGGTGTGGAACTCGCCGACGTCGACGCGATCGTCGAGCAGCACCTGCGCGGCGGGCGTCCGGTCGAGGGCCTGACCCGCGAGCCCGACACCCGGAATCCGAAGTCCGACGAACAGCAATCGAGCTGCTGA